A genomic stretch from Marinobacter fonticola includes:
- a CDS encoding cytochrome c3 family protein, with protein MPQLFRRRTNGYVQLFLALVALTVLLAGVALSLNGSPYATGQNAVPEQPVPFSHQHHVGGLGIDCQYCHTSVDRSSFAGLPDTQTCMTCHSQLWTNADMLAPVRQSLARKEPIEWVRVHDLPDHVYFNHQMHVNNGVGCESCHGRVDRMPLMRQDKPLTMKWCLECHRNPGPRLRPKDKITEMGYSPDSGRSADDYLALYDIHTDRMTECSTCHR; from the coding sequence ATGCCTCAGCTTTTCCGGCGCCGGACCAATGGCTACGTACAGCTCTTTCTTGCCTTGGTGGCACTGACCGTACTTCTGGCCGGTGTGGCGCTGTCACTGAACGGCTCGCCCTACGCTACCGGCCAGAATGCCGTGCCCGAACAGCCCGTGCCCTTCAGCCACCAGCACCATGTCGGGGGGCTTGGTATCGATTGCCAGTACTGTCATACCAGTGTCGATCGGTCGTCATTTGCGGGTTTGCCGGATACGCAGACCTGCATGACGTGCCACTCGCAGCTTTGGACCAACGCCGACATGCTGGCGCCCGTCCGGCAGAGCCTGGCGCGAAAAGAGCCCATCGAATGGGTGCGTGTACACGATCTACCGGATCATGTTTATTTCAATCACCAGATGCACGTCAATAACGGCGTGGGTTGCGAATCCTGCCATGGCCGGGTGGATCGCATGCCGCTGATGCGTCAGGACAAGCCGCTGACCATGAAGTGGTGCCTGGAATGCCATCGTAATCCCGGCCCGAGGCTGCGGCCGAAGGATAAGATCACGGAAATGGGCTATTCGCCGGACAGCGGACGTAGCGCGGATGATTATCTGGCGCTCTACGACATTCACACGGACCGAATGACCGAGTGCAGCACATGCCACCGATAA
- a CDS encoding nucleoside deaminase translates to MDTSELKYLRRCVELARQALEAGDEPFGSILVSAEGEVLAEDHNHVASGDHTRHPEFELARWAAANMTPEARAAATVYTSGEHCPMCAAAHAWVGLGRIVYVSSTEQLTAWLSELEVPPPPVRALPINDVAPGVPVEGPVPDLAEQVHELHRRFYTET, encoded by the coding sequence ATGGACACCAGCGAACTCAAATACCTACGCCGCTGCGTGGAACTGGCAAGGCAAGCGCTGGAAGCGGGAGACGAGCCTTTCGGCTCCATCCTGGTTTCCGCTGAAGGCGAGGTGTTGGCCGAGGATCACAATCATGTGGCGTCCGGTGATCATACCCGCCATCCCGAATTCGAACTGGCCCGCTGGGCGGCGGCAAACATGACGCCGGAAGCGCGTGCCGCAGCCACCGTCTATACCTCCGGTGAGCATTGCCCCATGTGCGCGGCGGCCCATGCCTGGGTCGGCTTGGGCCGTATCGTTTATGTCAGCTCGACGGAGCAGCTCACGGCGTGGCTGAGTGAGTTGGAGGTGCCGCCACCGCCGGTGCGTGCGCTGCCGATTAACGACGTTGCCCCAGGCGTTCCGGTGGAAGGACCCGTGCCTGACCTGGCCGAACAGGTGCACGAGCTGCACCGGCGCTTCTATACGGAAACCTAA
- a CDS encoding methylated-DNA--[protein]-cysteine S-methyltransferase — protein sequence MTIFYCRIPSAIGELLLTGDGTSLTRIYMQKQKYGSGVAPDWQRDASLFKEAKRQLDAYFAGELTQFDLPLAPAGTEFQQTVWHMLLDIPYGGTLSYGELARRLGSPKLTRAVGAANGRNPLSIVVPCHRVIGADGSLTGYGGGVERKRWLLAHEASNGEYGQFELF from the coding sequence ATGACTATCTTTTACTGCCGTATCCCCAGCGCCATCGGCGAGCTGTTGCTGACTGGCGACGGCACTTCGCTGACACGGATCTACATGCAGAAACAGAAGTACGGATCCGGCGTGGCGCCTGATTGGCAACGGGACGCTTCACTGTTCAAGGAAGCCAAGCGCCAACTGGATGCCTACTTCGCAGGCGAACTCACGCAATTCGACTTGCCGCTTGCGCCGGCCGGCACCGAATTTCAGCAAACCGTTTGGCATATGTTGCTCGACATTCCCTACGGCGGGACCCTGAGCTACGGCGAGCTAGCCCGGCGTCTGGGCAGTCCCAAACTGACCCGCGCCGTGGGTGCCGCTAATGGCCGGAACCCCCTTTCCATCGTTGTCCCCTGCCACCGCGTGATCGGCGCCGACGGCAGTCTTACCGGCTACGGGGGCGGCGTGGAACGCAAGCGCTGGCTGCTAGCCCATGAGGCGAGCAACGGCGAATACGGACAGTTCGAACTGTTTTGA
- the cysQ gene encoding 3'(2'),5'-bisphosphate nucleotidase CysQ — protein sequence MASNTSLLTDILAIAEAANAKVMEIYGTDFSVEHKEDESPVTSADLASHDVIVEGLKQLTPDIPILSEESAHAPWSERKAWTRFWLVDPIDGTRDFVKRTGEFTVNIALIEEGEPVLGVVTAPALGEAFWGIKGEGAWKRDHEGRERQLHVVVPPPVRRVVASKNHLNEETRAFIDALGEHCLVQAGSSLKFCRIAEGRADIYPRIGPTCEWDTGAAQAVLEAAGGKVQTLEGELMRYGKEDVMNPHFVAAGSWYQG from the coding sequence ATGGCCTCAAATACGTCGCTCCTTACAGATATTCTAGCCATCGCCGAAGCTGCCAATGCCAAGGTGATGGAGATCTATGGCACCGACTTTTCGGTGGAGCACAAGGAGGACGAGTCGCCGGTGACGTCCGCCGACTTGGCGTCCCATGATGTGATCGTCGAGGGGCTCAAGCAACTGACGCCGGACATCCCGATCCTCTCGGAAGAGTCCGCTCATGCCCCTTGGTCCGAACGTAAGGCATGGACCCGATTCTGGCTGGTGGATCCCATCGATGGCACCAGGGATTTCGTCAAGCGCACCGGCGAATTCACGGTCAATATTGCGCTTATCGAAGAGGGCGAACCGGTGCTGGGCGTGGTCACTGCGCCGGCCCTGGGCGAGGCGTTCTGGGGCATCAAAGGCGAGGGTGCCTGGAAACGAGATCACGAAGGCCGAGAGCGCCAGCTTCATGTAGTCGTCCCGCCACCTGTCCGCCGTGTCGTCGCCAGCAAGAATCACCTCAACGAGGAAACCCGCGCGTTCATCGATGCCCTGGGCGAACATTGCCTGGTGCAAGCTGGGAGCTCATTGAAGTTCTGCCGCATCGCCGAGGGCAGGGCGGATATCTACCCGCGTATTGGCCCCACCTGTGAGTGGGATACCGGCGCCGCCCAAGCGGTGCTGGAAGCGGCGGGCGGCAAGGTCCAAACCCTCGAGGGCGAATTGATGCGCTACGGTAAGGAGGACGTTATGAATCCCCACTTTGTCGCTGCCGGTAGCTGGTATCAGGGCTAA
- a CDS encoding murein L,D-transpeptidase catalytic domain family protein, giving the protein MFSSRFQCVLAVALGVLFSFSLSSHTLASGLDKTLYGRLSVAAPEISRDVLKNALQASQCAVSSGLGKPKRLAVIDFSLPSSERRLWIFDLETGALVLRDLVAHGKNSGLVQASAFSNVEGSHQSSIGLFQARETYRGKHGYSLRLDGLEPGINDLARQRAIVIHGADYVDASWVQSYGRIGRSHGCPAVSQKVIRKVVDSLKGGQFVFTYYPDQQWLQSSDYLNCGSTQMAGNQAEVSESEQI; this is encoded by the coding sequence ATGTTTAGCAGTCGCTTTCAATGCGTGCTGGCAGTCGCACTGGGCGTACTGTTCTCGTTTTCATTGTCCTCGCACACGCTGGCGTCCGGGCTCGACAAAACGCTGTACGGCAGGCTCAGCGTAGCCGCCCCCGAGATCAGCCGTGACGTGCTGAAAAACGCTCTGCAAGCCTCTCAGTGTGCGGTAAGCAGCGGACTTGGCAAGCCCAAGCGTCTCGCCGTCATCGACTTCTCCCTGCCGTCCTCAGAGCGGCGGCTTTGGATCTTTGACCTGGAGACGGGCGCCCTGGTCCTACGGGACCTGGTGGCCCATGGCAAAAACTCCGGTCTGGTCCAGGCGAGCGCTTTTTCCAATGTCGAGGGCAGCCATCAGTCGAGCATCGGGCTGTTCCAGGCCCGTGAAACTTACCGTGGCAAGCACGGCTACTCCCTACGTCTCGACGGTCTCGAACCCGGCATCAACGATCTCGCCCGCCAGCGTGCCATCGTGATCCACGGCGCCGACTACGTCGATGCCTCCTGGGTCCAGAGTTACGGACGTATTGGCCGCAGTCACGGTTGCCCGGCGGTCAGCCAGAAGGTGATCCGCAAGGTGGTGGATAGCCTGAAGGGCGGTCAATTCGTTTTTACCTACTATCCGGATCAGCAATGGCTGCAGTCTTCGGACTACCTCAATTGCGGCTCGACCCAAATGGCCGGCAACCAAGCTGAGGTGAGCGAAAGCGAACAGATCTGA
- a CDS encoding L,D-transpeptidase family protein — protein MEIRLYKNHTIRNVWRRALAVAVCFCLLPAAEALHRIDPDQCEPLPDNSSFHHAAMARFSTQSGSAELWADSQRLQALIDALDSLAADGLEPADYHTDALKHALAHFKTWGQLGKCDIRLANDAYLRALTDLRFGKTHKREEHAIWYAATLSRGEDPGGVVTLALNGLDNLAQALTDARPDLPRYRYLRRGFVQAQADFPQTWAQVPNGPTLEKGDRGDRVALLRERLAAEGYLTSPPAVRGQLGAPFDDDLELAVERFQRRHSLTVDGKVGARTIDELNISPQQRLEQIRANLERLRWLARDMERTLLLVDIAAARIHYYEDGDLIWSGRAQVGKPRRATPELKSVITHVTVNPHWNMPRSIFLRDALPSILRDPLYLSKRGIRVYDREGNELTQTEADWSNPHGLRLRQDPGPGNALGQVALRFSNPFAVYLHDTPAASLFESQNRFYSSGCVRVEDAMTLTRMLFRHASPDFKQHFETVRTSGESQNIHLPRGVYILMAYWTAEADASGQITYRPDVYGSDGQLLALLE, from the coding sequence ATGGAAATCAGGCTGTACAAAAACCATACAATCCGCAACGTATGGCGACGCGCTCTCGCCGTCGCCGTCTGCTTTTGCCTGCTACCGGCAGCCGAGGCCCTACACCGCATCGACCCCGATCAATGTGAGCCGCTGCCGGACAATTCGTCCTTTCATCACGCCGCCATGGCCAGATTCAGCACTCAGTCCGGCAGCGCCGAGCTCTGGGCCGACAGCCAACGCCTGCAAGCGTTGATCGACGCTCTCGACAGTCTGGCTGCCGATGGGCTGGAGCCGGCCGACTACCATACCGATGCGCTCAAGCATGCGCTGGCCCATTTCAAAACGTGGGGCCAACTGGGGAAATGCGATATTCGCCTCGCCAATGATGCCTATCTTCGAGCCCTGACAGATCTGCGGTTCGGCAAGACCCATAAGCGCGAGGAACACGCCATCTGGTACGCCGCCACTCTTTCACGCGGCGAAGATCCTGGCGGCGTAGTGACATTGGCGCTGAACGGCCTGGACAACCTGGCTCAAGCTTTGACGGATGCTCGTCCCGATTTGCCGCGATACCGCTACTTGCGGAGAGGGTTCGTGCAAGCCCAGGCCGACTTCCCGCAAACCTGGGCACAGGTGCCGAACGGCCCCACTCTCGAGAAAGGCGACCGAGGGGACCGGGTCGCCCTATTGCGCGAGCGCTTGGCCGCGGAGGGCTACCTGACCTCGCCACCAGCGGTACGAGGCCAGCTCGGCGCGCCCTTCGACGATGACCTCGAGCTGGCGGTGGAGCGTTTCCAGCGCCGGCATAGTCTAACCGTGGACGGCAAGGTGGGCGCACGCACGATAGACGAGCTGAACATTTCGCCGCAGCAGCGCCTGGAACAGATTCGAGCCAACCTGGAGCGGTTGCGCTGGCTGGCCCGGGATATGGAACGCACGCTGCTGCTGGTGGACATCGCCGCGGCACGGATCCACTACTACGAGGATGGCGACCTGATCTGGTCCGGCCGGGCTCAGGTGGGCAAGCCCCGAAGAGCCACGCCGGAACTGAAATCGGTGATCACCCACGTCACGGTCAACCCGCACTGGAATATGCCGCGCAGTATCTTCCTGCGTGACGCCCTACCTTCGATCTTGCGGGATCCTCTTTACCTGAGCAAACGGGGCATCCGCGTCTATGACCGGGAGGGCAATGAGCTCACCCAGACCGAAGCCGACTGGAGCAACCCGCATGGCCTGAGGCTGCGCCAGGACCCGGGGCCAGGAAACGCCCTGGGCCAGGTGGCACTTCGTTTTTCCAATCCGTTCGCCGTTTACCTGCACGACACGCCGGCGGCGAGCCTGTTCGAGAGCCAAAATCGATTCTACAGCTCAGGCTGCGTCAGGGTGGAAGACGCGATGACACTGACCCGAATGCTGTTCCGCCATGCCAGCCCCGATTTCAAGCAGCACTTCGAAACCGTGCGGACATCCGGCGAATCCCAGAACATCCATCTGCCCCGCGGCGTCTACATCCTAATGGCGTATTGGACGGCCGAAGCTGATGCCTCCGGCCAGATCACCTACCGGCCCGATGTTTACG